ACTTCCTGCATTTCCAACTATACTTCTTCCAGGTTCTATACTCACCCTCTTCACACTCAAACTATGCTCTTCTAATTTTTCCTCCAACTCTTTAATCATAGTTTTCATAAAAGCATTTATATCTATAGCCACATCACCATCAGTATAATATACTCCAAATCCTCCCCCTAAATTTATCTCTGGTATCTCTATATTTAGATTTTGAGATATTTTTTTAGTCTCTATAACCATAGTATTTATAGCTTCTAAAAAAGCCTTAGTATCAAAAATTTGTGACCCTATATGACAATGAAATCCTATAAAATCCAAATTCCTATCTATAACTATTTTCTTTATTATATTTGTTAAATTCTCATCAAAGATTGATTCTCCAAATTTTGAAGTATGCTTAGAAGTCCTTATATACTCATGAGTATGAGCATCTATTCCTATATTTAATCTCAACATAACTTTTATCTTTTTATCTCTCTTTTTACAAAGCTTAGATAGTTTCTCTATCTCCAACTCATTATCTATTATTATACTTCCAACTCCATAATCTAAGCACATCTCCAACTCTTCCAATGTCTTGTTGTTACCATGCATATGAACTCTTTCCATAGCTAATCCACTAGCTTTTATTGTATAAAGTTCACCACCAGATACAGCATCTATATCTAAATCATATTTTTCCACTAGCTGACACATAGCCTTAGCTAAAAAAGCTTTAGAGGCATATACTACCTGTGTATCAAATTTACTACTTTTAAAACTCTCCTTATAACTCTTCATATTTTCTTCTATCAGTTGCTGATCCATTATATATAGAGGTGTTCCATACTCTTTTTCTAATTTATCAACTCTTATTCCTCCAATTGATAAAACTCCAGATTCATTTTTCATTGTACCCAAAAATTTCATTTCTCCCCTCCCATAAAATTTTAAGTTTATCCTTTTATAATATTTTATACTCTACATATAACAAAAAATCAACAAAAGTTAAAAAAAGAGCCATTGCATAAAAAAATTGCAACTGCTCCTTTAAATTACTATTTTCTTGTAACTGTATACCTCATCATAAATTTCTTTAAAAATGGATAAGTCAGTACTGCAGTTATAAAATCTGCAAAAGGTAGTGCCAACCAGATCCCATTAATTCCTAAAACTCTTGGTAATATCATCAAAGCTATAAATACAAAAAGAAAGCTTCTTGACATACAAATTATATTTGAGATAGAAGGACTTTCAACTGCTTGTAGATAAGCTATATTTACAAAGTTGAAACCTAAAAATGAAAGTGCTATTGAATACAGAATAAATCCCTTTGCTGATTCAATTATAAGTGGTACATCACTTGTGAAAACACTTACAACATTTTTAGAGTATATAAATATCAAAGCTAATGAAACTACTGATGTTATAAAACATACCTTATGAGCAAAAACAAACATCTTTCTCACTCTCTTAAACTTCTTAACTCCAAAGTTATAACTCACTATTGGTTGTATCCCCTGTGATAATCCAGTAAATAACATTCTAAAAAACATAAAACTATAAGATATAATTCCATAGGCTGCTGTTCCAAAAACACCAGCTTTCTCCATAAAGGCTATATTCAACAGAACTGTAATCACCGCCACAGCAAACTCCAATATAAATGAAGGAAAGCCTATTGATAGCAATCTTTTTATCAATCTAAAATCTAATATTTTCCAATTCATCTTAAATCTAAAAGTTGAACCTATGAAGTGTCTACATAGATAGAGTGCTGATATTATCTGACTTATCGCAGTAGCTACTGCTCCTCCAACAATACCTAAATGAAACTGAAAAATAAATATATAATCTAGTACAATATTCAGAGCAGCTCCAATAAACATAGAGATCATAGCTCTTCTCGGGGCATTATCATTTCTTACCACTGCATTAAGTGACATTGACAACATCAAGAAAAACGTTGAAATGGTACAAGGATACATATATCCCTTTATCATTGGCATCAACTGATCATTAGCTCCCAATGTTTTCATCAGTGGTTCAGTAAATACAAATATTGCAATTGCAACTATTGCATACACTATGATATTCAACAAAATAATATGGGAAAAA
This region of Fusobacterium sp. SYSU M8D902 genomic DNA includes:
- a CDS encoding MATE family efflux transporter, with translation MSKNLNLGKESISKLFFTFAIPSTLSMLVVSLYNIADGIFITRGVGSDGVAAVNIGYPVINFTVALSLMFGIGGATLIAFKKNDIEYQNKCFSHIILLNIIVYAIVAIAIFVFTEPLMKTLGANDQLMPMIKGYMYPCTISTFFLMLSMSLNAVVRNDNAPRRAMISMFIGAALNIVLDYIFIFQFHLGIVGGAVATAISQIISALYLCRHFIGSTFRFKMNWKILDFRLIKRLLSIGFPSFILEFAVAVITVLLNIAFMEKAGVFGTAAYGIISYSFMFFRMLFTGLSQGIQPIVSYNFGVKKFKRVRKMFVFAHKVCFITSVVSLALIFIYSKNVVSVFTSDVPLIIESAKGFILYSIALSFLGFNFVNIAYLQAVESPSISNIICMSRSFLFVFIALMILPRVLGINGIWLALPFADFITAVLTYPFLKKFMMRYTVTRK
- the lysA gene encoding diaminopimelate decarboxylase, which encodes MKFLGTMKNESGVLSIGGIRVDKLEKEYGTPLYIMDQQLIEENMKSYKESFKSSKFDTQVVYASKAFLAKAMCQLVEKYDLDIDAVSGGELYTIKASGLAMERVHMHGNNKTLEELEMCLDYGVGSIIIDNELEIEKLSKLCKKRDKKIKVMLRLNIGIDAHTHEYIRTSKHTSKFGESIFDENLTNIIKKIVIDRNLDFIGFHCHIGSQIFDTKAFLEAINTMVIETKKISQNLNIEIPEINLGGGFGVYYTDGDVAIDINAFMKTMIKELEEKLEEHSLSVKRVSIEPGRSIVGNAGSTLYKIGGYKKTYGGIKYMFIDGGMTDNIRPALYQAKYDGVVANKLNMVEKEVVTVAGKCCESGDLIIKNGVLEKGEVGDLLLVSTTGAYGYSMASNYNKMRRPAVVFVKDGKSSLAIRRESYEDMVKNDLFIQL